Proteins encoded within one genomic window of Natronobeatus ordinarius:
- a CDS encoding orc1/cdc6 family replication initiation protein — translation MADGDDQQSLSQSIKGRLQEGVQNSVFRDKGLLDPDAVIDEDRIVGRDDQLDDIITYLRPALQGNRPPNMLLYGPSGTGKSLIINAVCQQVLELANSQGDRFGVIKINCQTIKSHDRAVYRLAKNAADEAGVDVGIPQSGISTDQKLNRFYEILSNNFDSVIIILDEVDLLVGRQRDPNDEPAYSKLLYQLSRASQLGRIEGHVSVAALTNDPRFMENLDGRAESSFNPQDVVFPDYDANQLQSILERRRDAYQDDVLEDGIIPLSAAFAAQDHGDARKAIDLFRKAGEIADRAGEDTIREEHVRGAQKEAERDRTLTQMQGLSTQKKLSLYATAIVPVHSKRNLNAVPSTVAYRVYQYLTDLLDADEKSRDSYLRYMSEAETYNFVTSAKRGRGYGSGVHKEYTFVDDPEVVAETLQADIRLEQAEHEEALVKSVVNAQIDDFFEGS, via the coding sequence ATGGCTGACGGCGACGATCAACAATCCCTCTCACAATCTATCAAAGGCCGTCTTCAAGAGGGCGTTCAGAACTCTGTATTTCGAGATAAGGGACTTCTCGACCCAGATGCTGTCATCGACGAGGACCGGATCGTGGGTCGTGATGACCAGTTGGACGACATCATCACCTACCTTCGACCAGCATTGCAGGGGAACCGTCCTCCTAACATGCTCCTCTACGGGCCGTCGGGGACCGGGAAATCGCTCATCATCAACGCGGTCTGTCAACAGGTTCTCGAACTCGCGAACTCCCAGGGAGACCGGTTCGGTGTTATCAAAATCAACTGCCAAACGATCAAGTCGCACGACCGCGCTGTCTATCGCTTGGCAAAGAATGCAGCTGATGAAGCCGGTGTCGACGTCGGCATTCCCCAAAGCGGTATTTCGACGGATCAGAAGCTCAATCGGTTCTACGAAATTTTGAGCAACAACTTCGATTCGGTCATCATCATCCTCGACGAGGTTGATCTTCTGGTGGGCCGGCAACGAGATCCGAACGACGAGCCGGCGTATTCGAAACTGCTCTACCAGCTGTCGCGAGCATCACAGCTCGGTCGTATCGAGGGGCACGTTTCCGTCGCTGCGCTCACGAATGATCCCCGGTTCATGGAGAATCTTGACGGCCGGGCTGAGAGTTCGTTCAATCCACAAGATGTCGTCTTCCCAGACTACGACGCGAACCAACTGCAGTCGATTCTCGAACGACGTCGTGACGCATACCAAGACGATGTTCTAGAGGACGGTATTATTCCTCTCAGTGCTGCATTCGCCGCCCAGGACCATGGCGATGCTCGAAAGGCAATTGATCTGTTCCGGAAAGCCGGTGAGATCGCGGATCGGGCCGGTGAAGACACGATTCGTGAAGAGCACGTTCGCGGCGCCCAGAAAGAAGCTGAACGGGATCGGACGTTAACCCAGATGCAGGGGCTATCGACACAAAAGAAGCTCTCACTTTATGCCACCGCGATCGTCCCTGTCCACTCAAAGCGCAACCTGAATGCTGTTCCCAGCACGGTTGCTTACCGCGTATATCAGTATCTCACCGACCTGCTAGATGCCGACGAGAAATCCCGTGACTCGTACTTGCGGTACATGAGTGAGGCTGAGACCTACAATTTCGTCACGTCGGCGAAACGAGGGCGTGGCTACGGGAGTGGCGTCCACAAGGAGTATACCTTCGTCGACGATCCAGAGGTGGTCGCCGAAACCCTTCAGGCTGACATCCGACTCGAACAAGCTGAGCACGAGGAGGCGCTCGTCAAATCTGTTGTCAACGCACAGATAGACGATTTCTTCGAGGGGAGCTAA